The DNA segment ACGAGGCTGGCGCGCCCTGCGAATCGGAATGGTTCATCGTCAATTCTCACGGCGCTCGAGCCCCCCAAATTCAGTCTATTAATTTCCGCAGTCAATTTTGCTCTCGGGTCAATAGCCGTCATATTTAAGCCCTTGATAGAATCGGCCAATTGGGCCAGTCCGAATTCAGAGCGGCCAATGAGTAAAATCCGGGCCGAATCACCGCTGTAAAGAAGCGGAGGAAGAAGGATGTTCTCCGCCGTCATGATATCGGGAAAGGTGGCCTCAACGGTATTATCGGTCATGAGCGTAATGGCGCTGTCGCGGGAGAGTATGACCTGATGACCATAAGGGGTGTCAAATGAAGTCTCGACCTTATAAAGCCGATATTTCCACTGATCGATATTTGCATCGACAGGGGGGACGGCAAATTTGACTATTACCGCTGCAATCAATATAAGAATGGCGGTTGGCCACCACTTTCGCCAATCGCTCGGGGAAAGCAGGATGGCCAAGACAGTAATGACCAGTAAAATAGCCATTGAAAAAGTCGAAAAAAAAGTTCCGACTAATAATGTAATCAAAATTCCGCCAACAAAAGCCCCGAACCCTTCGAACAGATAAGTCTGTATGATCGACTCCGAGGGGCGGTATCCTTGTTTGGCCACAAAAGCGAATAAGAGGCCGGAAATTATGCCGACGGGAGCCATCATCAAAATCGATATTAGCGCCGCCGTGCTGAAGGGAATAATTTCCCCGGGGATAGCCGTCAAAAGTACGGACAATATACGTATCGCAACGAGCGATATCGGCAAGATTAAACTTCCCGCTATGAAAAGCGTACGGGGAGAAAAGGACAGACGCTTCCGCCCGCCAAGGCCGGCTCCGATTGCCACTGTTAGTAGCCAGCCGACTAAAGCCGTACCGATGAAGAGTTCGTCACCGTTCAGCGACGAAATCAATTCGCGCAGTAATAAAACCTGCCCGCCGATGGAATAGAGTCCCAGAAGGAAAGCCGGACGTTTCATCTAAAACAGCCCCGGGATTACATGACTGCAATTATAGCAGCGATTTCCTTTTAGTCTATTCTGAATAATGGTGAAACCCCGGCGTTCGATGAGAATCTTGCCACATTGCGGGCAGTAAGTGGATTCGGCCGGATGCCCCGGGAGATTTCCCAGATAGACATATTCCAGCCCGGCGCCGCGGCAAATACGAAGAGCCTTTTCCAGAGTGGCCTGGGGTGTGGGAGGAAGATTTTTCAAAAGGTATTGCGGATAAAATCGGGAAAAATGGATCGGGGTATCGGTACCGAGATTGGTTTTTATCCACTGTGCCAGTTCGGAGAATTCCCCCTCGGAATCGTTCAGGGTCGGCACAATCAAGTAGACCAGTTCCAGCCATTTGCCCGATTTTTTGATCTGCACGATGGCATCCAATACCGGCTTCAAGTCGCCGTTGACGATATTTTTATAATAATCGGGCCGAATGGCCTTCAAATCCACTTTGACCGCATCGAGCACAGGCAGGAGATTTTTAAGCGGTTCCGTTTCAATATAGCCGCCGGTAATCATCACCGACCGAATCGATTTCTTGTGGCCCGCCTCGGCGATATCATACATATACTCATAAAAAATGGTCGGCTCGGAATATGTATAGGCGATGGTCGGAACGTTTCTCTCGATGCATATCTGCGGAACTCGGGCCGGAGGTATTTCCATGTTATCGGTTTGCTCGGGCCGCGACTGCGAAATATCCCAGTTCTGACAGAACTTACAATTGACATTACAACCGGCGGTGGCCAGGGAAAAAGCCGTCGTTCCCGGATAAAAATGAAACAGTGGTTTTTTTTCAATTGGATCTATATTGGCCGCACAGGGGAGACCGTAGACGAGGGTCTGATAAACATCGGCATGATTCTCCCGGGTGCCGCAATAGCCGCGCTCCAAATCAGTCACACGGCAATGGCGCGGGCAAATGCCGCATTCAATACCTCCCTCAGGGAGTTTTTTGTAATAGCGGGCTTCCATTGATGACAG comes from the Candidatus Zixiibacteriota bacterium genome and includes:
- a CDS encoding conserved hypothetical protein (Evidence 4 : Unknown function but conserved in other organisms), with protein sequence MERRIFLRCIGCGAAALAVVNSRLWPGFLEGGGPAYGSGFAKSLSSMEARYYKKLPEGGIECGICPRHCRVTDLERGYCGTRENHADVYQTLVYGLPCAANIDPIEKKPLFHFYPGTTAFSLATAGCNVNCKFCQNWDISQSRPEQTDNMEIPPARVPQICIERNVPTIAYTYSEPTIFYEYMYDIAEAGHKKSIRSVMITGGYIETEPLKNLLPVLDAVKVDLKAIRPDYYKNIVNGDLKPVLDAIVQIKKSGKWLELVYLIVPTLNDSEGEFSELAQWIKTNLGTDTPIHFSRFYPQYLLKNLPPTPQATLEKALRICRGAGLEYVYLGNLPGHPAESTYCPQCGKILIERRGFTIIQNRLKGNRCYNCSHVIPGLF